In the Nitrosopumilus cobalaminigenes genome, ATCCTGGTTGAAAGCATACCAGTAAGAGAAAGGGAAAAACTTCCAAACAGAAGAAACAAATCAATTCAAGAGTATTCTTGGGAAGATTTCAGAGGATTGTCTCTCGGATTTGGTGAGGATTGGGATTGAGAAAATTTCTTCTTGAAAATTTTTTCAAAAGGAAAAGAGCAGAATTACAATTTGAGCAAGAGTTACTGGACACATTCAAATGATCAATACACCATCAAAGTTATTTGAATCTGATTCATACTCAGATGTATCCAATAAGGAGTCACTATCGATTAAAAGAAAAAAATGTTTGGTGAAACAGAGGAATAATAAAATCTAATTCAACAATTATAATTTTTTTATTCTATAACTTTGATTAGTTCTTTTAGTTTTCTTCTTGATTTAGGAGGTTTTTTCTTGTCAGGGTAACCAATACAGAGAATAGATGAGGGTTTAAGGTCTGTTCCTAAAATAGTTTTTACTTTTTCTTCATCAAACATTCCAATCCAAATTGTGCTTAGTCCAACACCAGATGCTGCAAGTAGTGAAAATGTAGCTGCAATAGTTGCATCTTGTAATGAAAATTTCTCCAAAATTTCTGGAGGAAACTTTAGTTTTACTCTAGAAGGATCTGTACAAAAAACTAAAACTATCGGGGCATTAACATACGGTTGTTTATTTGCAGCTTCTACCAGTGCTTGTTTTGTATCCTTATTTTTTATTAAAAATACTTGAAATCCTTGAAAATTTCCAGCAGTGGGAGCTACATCTGCTGCAGATAATATTTTATCAACTTTCCAATCTTCAACTTTAGTTTTTTCAAATTTTCGTGTTGAACGTCTAGTTGCAAAAACACGAAATAAGTCAGTGGGTGAAAGGTCTTGGCGAATTTTTTCAGGCTCAGAAGATAAGATTGCTTGAATAAGAGAAACTTTTGGCGATTTACCAGGCACATCTTTTAATGATTTTTCGTCATCACGAATCCATACAGAAGGATAGAATTCTTTGGTACCCACATACACGTATTGAGGTTCATGAGGAATCTTGGCAAAATCTAAGACTTTTTCTTGAAGATCATTTGTCTTAGCTTCAAGAAGGCGATGATTTGTTAATGTAAACTGAGTGACATCAGAATTTACTCGA is a window encoding:
- a CDS encoding nitroreductase family protein — its product is MKFQTIEPSYTSKDGCRLVWQGVDEDDTDVVILNKKELENLVDIFAKNSTGDVELEDQSSIIRVNSDVTQFTLTNHRLLEAKTNDLQEKVLDFAKIPHEPQYVYVGTKEFYPSVWIRDDEKSLKDVPGKSPKVSLIQAILSSEPEKIRQDLSPTDLFRVFATRRSTRKFEKTKVEDWKVDKILSAADVAPTAGNFQGFQVFLIKNKDTKQALVEAANKQPYVNAPIVLVFCTDPSRVKLKFPPEILEKFSLQDATIAATFSLLAASGVGLSTIWIGMFDEEKVKTILGTDLKPSSILCIGYPDKKKPPKSRRKLKELIKVIE